Proteins encoded within one genomic window of Lentisphaera araneosa HTCC2155:
- a CDS encoding serine hydrolase domain-containing protein, whose translation MKFRSSTNKFVFCLVSIGGLLLQADNSNGLAPEVTDLNAKDISYTLEKKIPYLEKAFISTQAEDKNDGITVGELGVDGGNKEDILRFTQEIIDNKHNNTDSLLISYKGKLLLESYYKRGRSNYPHYQMSITKSYTAMAIGRAIQLGYMTMDDLHKPVISFLKDINQTNLAEGTKKITLHEAMSMRSGIRVEKKRAQEFIKTNPHSLKGQGQIQTYMELSSPMKNKSFKYQGSDPSMAMQVLEAVVPGSAKDFIKNELLAPMGISNYAWQDDLSGSPKSAAGSSWRSRDMLKMGLLIMDQGQWQGKDLIPKEFIEVAISPIDVNEHRTYGYFWWGHQAKVGDKSYHCISGRGAGGQFILMFPKLELIIVSTAHNKGMGSMLSKAPENIIPAFVK comes from the coding sequence ATGAAGTTCAGATCAAGCACAAATAAATTCGTTTTCTGCCTCGTATCCATAGGAGGCCTTTTACTCCAAGCCGATAATAGCAACGGCCTCGCACCAGAAGTCACCGACTTAAATGCCAAAGACATATCCTATACTTTGGAAAAAAAGATTCCCTACCTCGAAAAGGCTTTTATCAGTACTCAAGCTGAAGATAAAAATGATGGCATCACCGTAGGCGAGCTAGGCGTTGATGGTGGCAACAAAGAAGACATCCTTAGATTCACTCAAGAAATCATTGATAATAAGCATAATAATACTGATAGCCTACTTATTTCCTACAAAGGAAAGCTACTCTTAGAATCTTATTACAAGCGTGGACGTAGCAACTACCCTCATTACCAAATGTCGATTACCAAATCCTATACTGCCATGGCGATTGGCAGAGCCATACAACTTGGCTATATGACGATGGATGACCTTCACAAACCCGTTATTAGCTTCTTAAAAGATATTAATCAAACAAATTTAGCCGAGGGCACCAAAAAGATCACGCTGCACGAAGCCATGAGTATGCGCTCTGGTATTCGAGTGGAGAAAAAGCGTGCCCAAGAATTTATTAAAACAAATCCCCATAGCCTCAAGGGCCAGGGACAAATTCAAACATACATGGAACTCAGTAGTCCCATGAAAAATAAAAGCTTTAAATACCAAGGCTCGGACCCCTCTATGGCCATGCAAGTTTTAGAAGCCGTCGTCCCTGGTTCAGCTAAAGATTTTATCAAAAATGAGCTCCTCGCTCCTATGGGCATTAGCAACTATGCCTGGCAAGATGATTTAAGTGGTTCACCTAAATCTGCGGCTGGTTCGAGCTGGCGTTCGAGAGACATGCTCAAAATGGGTTTACTGATCATGGATCAAGGTCAATGGCAAGGGAAAGACTTAATCCCAAAAGAATTTATCGAAGTCGCCATAAGCCCCATTGACGTTAATGAACATCGTACTTACGGCTACTTTTGGTGGGGCCATCAAGCAAAAGTTGGCGACAAGAGCTACCACTGTATTTCAGGACGAGGCGCCGGTGGACAATTTATTCTCATGTTCCCTAAACTCGAACTAATTATTGTCAGTACGGCTCACAACAAGGGCATGGGATCTATGCTAAGTAAAGCACCTGAAAATATCATCCCCGCTTTTGTAAAGTAA
- a CDS encoding FAD-binding and (Fe-S)-binding domain-containing protein: protein MLAKLKESLQAELYWDDTLRTLYATDASAYKEMPLAVCFPKDSQDLQALILFAKSNNLSLIPRTAGTSLAGQVVGSGIVVDVSKYFTEIIEVDIEQSFVRVQPGVVRNELNKDLESLGYLFGPITSTANRAMIGGMLGNNSCGQNSLRYGSVRDKLISVKGFLSDGSEVVFKNLSPDELSAKLTLESLEGEIYRELYSILSEYKSEIVEAYPYPEIHRRNTGYCLDLLAAMDPFSNEGKKFNMAKLIAGSEGTLFFATEICLEIEPLPPKFRALLCPHFDSIDKALEANVLTLKYQPMAVELMDRYILECTAGNRLYKDLRFFVKGDPDAVLMVELDSDSEEGVKSKIEELTDEFKSLALCNDIYLVKQEDIAKVWALRSAGLGLLSNVPGDAKAVPVIEDTCVRVEDLPQYIKEFNQILDEHNLYCVHYAHAGSGELHLRPIIDLKTSKGHAQFRAIAEDIVDLLKKYRGSLSGEHGDGRLRGEFIEAMLGSEVYQLLGRVKKVFDPQGVFNPGKIVQTAPMDEALRFEAGTLTPDFETMYDFSHEQGYLRAAEFCNGSGDCRKSSLMGGTMCPSYMAEKEEKYTTRARANILREYLRKPFDKSAFEHEEIKEVLDTCLSCKGCKSECPSNVDMAKLKSEFLYQYYKVKEVPLRTRLIAYSAKIADLGAYAPRLFNFLNQSSAMKKFLRISQKRPTPQLSLNSFRSWFRTHPQEALSKKVYLFVDELSKNYDSDLLIKAVKLLNKLGYVVMCPDHEESGRAAFSKGFLDHGRACAERNVEVFSRLVDEESPLIGIEPSTLLCFRDEYIDILRGDMKKQAQKLAKNAFLLDEFLAKNSSNLSQQLFTDKSQRIDVHVHCFQKSLAQASTLATALSIPRNYSVKLIDSGCCGMAGSFAYEEEHEEMSEKIANLSLIPHINQVKQEVLIVASGTSCRHQINDLSKREALHPVEILYDALT from the coding sequence GTGTTAGCAAAGTTAAAAGAGTCCTTGCAGGCAGAACTCTATTGGGATGATACGCTACGTACTCTTTATGCAACGGATGCTTCCGCTTATAAAGAAATGCCTTTAGCGGTTTGTTTCCCAAAAGACTCCCAAGATCTTCAGGCGCTTATTTTATTTGCAAAGTCTAATAACTTGAGTTTAATTCCACGAACTGCAGGGACTTCTTTGGCAGGGCAGGTTGTCGGTTCCGGTATTGTAGTTGATGTGTCAAAATATTTTACTGAGATTATTGAAGTTGACATTGAGCAATCTTTTGTACGTGTTCAGCCGGGTGTTGTACGCAATGAACTCAATAAAGATTTAGAGTCCTTAGGCTACTTATTCGGCCCAATCACCTCTACGGCAAATAGGGCGATGATTGGCGGTATGTTGGGGAATAACTCTTGTGGTCAAAATTCCTTGCGCTACGGAAGTGTTCGCGATAAGCTTATTTCAGTCAAGGGTTTTTTGAGCGATGGCTCAGAAGTGGTCTTTAAAAATCTATCCCCCGATGAGCTCAGCGCTAAATTGACTTTGGAAAGCCTAGAAGGAGAAATTTACAGAGAGCTTTATTCGATTTTAAGTGAATATAAATCGGAGATTGTGGAAGCCTATCCTTACCCTGAAATTCATCGTCGTAATACGGGGTATTGTTTAGATCTTTTAGCAGCGATGGATCCATTCTCCAATGAAGGCAAAAAGTTTAATATGGCAAAATTGATTGCGGGTTCCGAGGGGACCTTATTTTTTGCTACAGAGATATGCCTTGAGATAGAACCTTTGCCTCCCAAATTTCGAGCTTTGCTATGTCCGCATTTTGATTCAATTGATAAGGCTTTAGAAGCGAATGTTTTAACTTTAAAGTATCAGCCCATGGCAGTGGAGCTCATGGATCGCTACATTTTGGAATGTACTGCGGGCAATCGACTCTATAAAGACTTGCGCTTTTTTGTTAAAGGTGATCCCGATGCGGTGCTTATGGTCGAATTGGATTCGGACTCTGAAGAGGGGGTGAAGAGCAAAATAGAAGAATTGACGGATGAGTTTAAAAGCCTTGCTTTATGTAATGATATATATTTAGTTAAACAGGAGGATATCGCGAAAGTTTGGGCCTTGAGAAGTGCAGGCTTGGGGCTTCTTTCTAATGTCCCTGGGGATGCCAAGGCAGTTCCAGTAATTGAAGATACCTGTGTAAGGGTTGAAGATCTTCCTCAGTATATCAAAGAATTCAATCAAATTCTCGATGAGCACAATTTATATTGCGTCCATTATGCTCACGCCGGTTCAGGCGAGTTGCATCTACGTCCTATTATTGATTTAAAAACTAGTAAGGGCCATGCCCAATTTAGAGCGATTGCCGAAGATATTGTTGACTTACTGAAAAAATACCGTGGTTCCTTGAGTGGTGAACATGGGGACGGTCGTTTACGAGGGGAGTTTATTGAGGCTATGTTGGGGTCTGAGGTTTACCAACTCTTGGGAAGGGTAAAAAAAGTCTTTGATCCCCAAGGGGTGTTTAATCCGGGCAAGATTGTGCAAACCGCACCAATGGATGAAGCCCTGCGTTTTGAGGCAGGGACTTTGACCCCTGATTTCGAAACCATGTATGATTTTTCTCATGAGCAGGGTTATTTAAGGGCAGCTGAGTTCTGTAATGGCTCAGGAGATTGTCGGAAATCATCTCTCATGGGCGGCACGATGTGTCCTTCTTATATGGCAGAGAAAGAGGAGAAATACACAACTCGGGCACGAGCCAATATCTTGCGTGAGTACTTGCGCAAGCCTTTCGATAAAAGTGCTTTTGAACATGAAGAAATAAAAGAAGTTCTTGATACTTGCTTATCTTGTAAGGGCTGTAAATCAGAGTGCCCTTCAAATGTGGATATGGCGAAATTGAAATCAGAGTTTTTATATCAATATTACAAAGTTAAAGAAGTGCCCTTACGTACGAGGCTGATTGCGTATTCCGCAAAAATTGCTGACTTAGGGGCTTATGCACCGAGGCTGTTTAATTTTTTGAATCAGAGCTCAGCGATGAAAAAGTTTTTGCGAATCTCGCAAAAGCGCCCGACACCTCAGCTATCACTCAATTCATTTAGGTCTTGGTTTCGAACTCATCCGCAAGAAGCTTTGTCAAAAAAAGTTTATCTCTTTGTGGATGAGCTCAGTAAAAACTACGATAGTGATCTGTTAATTAAGGCCGTTAAGCTACTCAATAAACTCGGTTATGTGGTCATGTGCCCTGATCATGAAGAGAGTGGTCGTGCAGCTTTTTCTAAAGGTTTTTTAGATCACGGCCGTGCTTGCGCAGAGAGAAACGTGGAAGTTTTTTCACGTTTAGTAGATGAAGAAAGTCCGCTTATTGGCATTGAACCATCGACACTTTTGTGTTTTCGCGATGAGTACATAGATATTCTGCGTGGTGATATGAAAAAGCAGGCGCAAAAATTGGCAAAAAACGCTTTTTTACTCGATGAGTTTTTAGCTAAGAATAGTTCAAACTTATCTCAGCAATTGTTTACTGATAAGTCTCAGCGAATCGATGTGCATGTGCATTGCTTTCAAAAATCTTTAGCGCAAGCATCGACCTTAGCTACAGCTTTAAGCATCCCGCGTAATTATAGCGTTAAGCTAATTGATTCAGGCTGTTGCGGTATGGCAGGCTCCTTTGCTTATGAAGAAGAGCATGAAGAGATGTCCGAAAAAATAGCGAATTTAAGTTTAATACCCCATATTAATCAAGTTAAACAAGAAGTGCTTATCGTGGCTTCTGGAACGAGTTGTCGCCATCAGATCAATGATCTATCAAAACGCGAGGCTTTACATCCAGTGGAAATTCTCTATGATGCACTCACTTAA
- the tsaA gene encoding tRNA (N6-threonylcarbamoyladenosine(37)-N6)-methyltransferase TrmO codes for MMELEPIAFLHCNSSELYELPSQGSLRELEAEIIFTQDMSQAIEDLKGIERLWLVFHFHLSEGWKRKVFPPRGDKKISVLATRSPHRPNPIGLSCVKLLEVKGNTLKISGHDLIDQTPIFDIKPYIPFADSFENSAAGWLDEVENHQHFDVLWEDAAYEQIQWLEQHSQWQIKRLASQILSAGIRPSRDRIKKLDDQKFELACKSWRLRCYQNEQAIHIDKIYSGYDAETLNSDTDSKWQDMGEHRSFTEIFA; via the coding sequence ATGATGGAACTCGAGCCGATCGCTTTCCTACACTGCAATTCCAGCGAGCTCTACGAACTCCCTAGCCAAGGCTCCCTTAGAGAACTCGAAGCAGAAATCATTTTTACTCAAGATATGTCACAGGCTATAGAAGACCTCAAAGGGATTGAGCGCCTCTGGTTGGTCTTTCACTTTCATCTAAGCGAGGGCTGGAAGCGAAAAGTCTTCCCCCCCAGAGGCGATAAAAAAATCTCTGTCTTAGCCACACGCAGCCCCCATCGCCCTAACCCCATCGGCCTCTCCTGTGTTAAACTCCTTGAAGTTAAAGGCAATACTTTAAAGATCAGTGGACACGATCTTATTGATCAAACCCCCATTTTCGATATCAAACCCTACATCCCTTTTGCCGATTCATTTGAAAATTCTGCGGCAGGTTGGTTAGACGAAGTGGAAAACCACCAACATTTTGACGTGCTTTGGGAAGACGCAGCCTATGAACAAATCCAGTGGCTGGAGCAACATTCTCAATGGCAAATCAAGCGCTTAGCGAGTCAGATCCTTTCGGCAGGTATTCGCCCCAGCCGAGACCGCATCAAAAAACTCGATGATCAAAAATTTGAACTGGCCTGTAAAAGCTGGCGTTTGCGATGTTATCAAAATGAGCAAGCCATTCACATAGATAAAATCTATTCGGGCTATGATGCCGAGACCTTAAATAGTGATACTGATTCCAAATGGCAGGACATGGGCGAGCATCGAAGTTTCACAGAAATTTTCGCTTGA